TTTACGATCAGTTATTTGTGCATTTGGTGATTAGTAAAGTAAAACAAACATATAATTTGGCAGATGATAAAAACAGAATTTGAGAGTGAGCATCCCATGAGTTTGTACAGCGCCGCTCTAGTGGGTAAAAGGAAGAGGTCAGCCCTGGGGCCCACTTTCCCGATCGGGCCTCCACGCCACGCCTAGTACAAATCCCATAGACGAAGACGATCATCAAACACAAACAGCTAACGGTGAGAATCATTTCTCACCCGACATGAGTGGTCCCCCTACACCCCTCCACCGCGGTGTAGGGAATCATTACTCGGGCAGGCCAAGGGCCGCGAGGAAGGAGCGAAGGCGGCTGCCAAAAAGATCAAGAAGAGGAGCTGGCACGTGCCGAGAGACACGTATTTGGCGGGGATCGGATGTGTTCGATTTTGTGCTGATTATGGGGAGACACGACGGATTTTGGAGCTCCTGCAGGAACAGGACCCTCTGCATAGAATTGCAATTTTCGGGTTATGCGCCaaacattttcaattttattatcattcacttttttaatgtatttattttctcttcACCATTACAActtcgttttcttttttctttttttgggatTCTTAAGtgattaattaagaaaaaaaaattactccatccATTCCATTATTATTGTCTCAAAATTTTTAGGCACAGTAATTAAAAAGAAGTTGTAAAGTGATAACAAGTGGTAGGATCCATATTTTTTGAAGGGTTATTTATTACCTTATATGAAAATGAAACAACAATAGTGGAACGGCCCAAATAGAAAAGTAGGACAATAatagtggaacggagggagtactttttttttatgttattacTGCTTTGCGAACACACAAGAGACGAATTTATTAAGTTACGTAAGTGATTTTGTACCTCGTTGCTAATATGGTATGtaagttcaaaaataaaaataattaatgaaattttaataaacAATACTCTCTTTGTCCTATAAAATTAGttcgttattttattttaaaatgtttcaaAAAAAACTAGTCTAATTTTTTGGTTacgattatataaaaatattattttattaaattaatcttATTCAgtgtttcacttttttttaggcgaaaataaaaatattattataaatcaGAGAGTGCAATATCTTGAAGCCAGGTTGGGAAACCCGACTTCCAGATCATTACATCGGAAACATAAAAAGCAAAACGAGCAAGCTCATGGGCCGCTCTATTAGCTTCACGTCTAGCATGAAAGAACTCAAGTACCACACTGTCCCTCGCCTGTTGAAGCACCTCCCAGGTCTCATCACAAAGAGATTCGGTGCCCCGGGATCCGTCTTGAAGCAAATGGATAGCAATAAGAGAATCCGAGTAAAGAACAACTGGGTCTAAGTCATTCTCAAGACAAAAATCAATCGCAAGCATCATTGCATTAAATTCTCCGAGTAACACCGTGGGGATATAGCTAATGCGTTGGCAGGCTGCTGCAACAATCGAGCCCCCTGAATCGCGGAGAATGAAACCGGCTCCCAACCGCTGCCCCCCTTCATCGAAAGCAACGTCGACGTCGAGTCGGAGAACACCTTGTGGAGGAGGCTACCATCGTCGCTCTCCCTCAAGAGGCAACACTCAACCTAGGATGAATGTATGCAGCCGCACTTTCTTGTATTCTTCCAGTCGGAGTCGACATTCTTGCAAGTCCACTTTCGCATTCTCAAGAGTCAGGTTGTGCTTGATATCACACAAACTTTTTCCAAACAAAACACAGCTGAAAGCACCAAAGTTCAAGACCTTCAATACCCTTTCGATCCAGCACCACACCGCTGAGATCACGCAGGGACAAGTGCACCAAAGGACCGATATCTTCCCAAAACCCCGTATTCTTCCAAGCATCTCGGACCCTATCACACGAAATCAGACAATGAACAATAGTTCCCCAGTCTCTCCTACACCATGAGCAAATGCCAGAGACCGGAATATGCCGGCTAGCGAGAATAGCATCAACCGACACTAAATTATTGAGAGCTCGCCAGCAAAAATGTTTAACTTTAGGTGGGACGTGCAAACTCCACACCTTCTTCCACCAGTGTTCATCATAGGAAGAAGACACATTTTCCGGAGTGGTATAAAAATCTGTAGTGCACAGGTACCCAAATTTAATGGAGTAGCGCCCCATTTCATCAAAGCCCCAAAAGAAGGTATCACTTTTCGGTTCGTGCGGAATATCAATTGTGCAGATAGCGGGTACCAGAAAAGCGGGGAAGACCTCCGAGAGTTTGTCTTTATTCCACTGCCGATCAGTAGAGATAAAATCAGCAACCTTCAAAAGATTATTCTCAGTTTGAGTAGGCAGCACCTACCAAATGTCCCTTCCCGGTATCCAGCGATCTTTGAGGGCAAGGATGCTTTGTCCATCTTCGACTTTCCAGCGTAATCCACGAGCAATGAGTTCTCTACCCCAACATAAAGATCGCCATGTATAGGAGCAGTTGGGAGATACCTTGGCCTCCATCAAGTTTCCTTCTCTGAAATATCTTTGCTTTAAAACTCTCCCGAATAGAGTGTTCGGATTTTTTAGCAGCCGCCAAACTTGCTTAGCGAGGAGGGCTTGGTTGAATGCACATAATTTTCGGAAGCCCACCCCACCTCTAGCTTTTGGTTTGCAGAGGCGATCCCAAGAAGCCCAGTGAATATTCTTTCCTTTCTCGTTAGCTCCCCAACAAAAATCACAACATGCCTTTTGGATATCCGAGCAGATCCCAACCGGCAAGCAAAAACACGCCATAGCATAGGTAGGGATGGATTGAAGTACCGACTTGATGAGAACCTCCTTTCCTCCTGCAGAAAAGAGTTTGTTGTCCCACCCTTGCAACTTTTTAAAGATCCGATCGCGTAAGTACTCGAATTGGATCTTTTTTTGCTTGAGAATGAAAGTGGGCAAGCCGAGGTACATGGCGTGCCCCTGCGATTCGCAAATACCCAGCTGTTGGAGTACTCCATCAATATTGCTTTGCTTCGTGTTTGGGCTAAAAGAGACAGTTGATTTGTCGAGGTTTATCACTTGACTAGAGGCCGATTCATAAATATGGAGGACTTCTTTAAAACCCTTTGCTACCTCTTCGTTCGCCTTAAAGAAAATGAGGCTGTCGTCGGTGAAGAAGAGATTAGTGATCGTCGAGCGAAAACGGGCGAGGGAGATGCCGCTAAATAGTCCTTGATTCTCATAACTTCTCAGCAATGACGAAAATCCCTGTGCACAAATAACAAATAAGAAGGGTGACAAGGGGCACCCTTGTCGGAGGCCGCGTGAAGGGATAAGGATCTATATACCCTGCAATTAACCATAAACGAGAATTCCACTGTGGAAATACATTGCATAACCAAGTCAATCAAGTGAAGGGGAAAGCGGAGCACCGACATCATAGCTCGGAGAAAGCGCCACTCCACTCTATCAAAGGCCTTACTCATATCCAGTTTTACCGCAGCGAATCCATCATTGCCAAGTTTTTTGTTTCGGAGTCAATGCATACATTCATATCCCAGCAATATGTTGTCCGAAATGAGTCATCCCGGGATGAAAGCGCTCTGCGAATCAGCGATCACAAGATGTAGATGAGCTCTCAACCGATTTGCTAAAACCTTGGCCGCTATTTTGCAAGTAGTGTTGCACAAACTGATAGGGCGAAAATCCTTCACTTCTTTTGGCtttttcgttttggggataagAACAATCAATGTTTTGTTCCACTCCCGGATACTGGTCCTTCCATTAAGTACGTTGAGTACCTCTGTTGTCACCGAGTCACCAATCTCACCCTAGAATTTCTGAAAGAAAAGATGAGGGTAGCCGTCAGGCCACGATACCTTATTCGGGTGCATCTCGAAGACAGCTTTTTTGACTTTATGCTCAGTGAAGTTCGAACCCATCTGCTCTTGTATCGCCTTTCCGAAGAAGGTTGTCGTGATCTCCGAAACCTTCGAGATCAGTTTGGGGCTGGGTGAGCTCGTCTGAAATAAATTTGCAAAAAATTCGCGAATGACAGCTGCAATCTCGTTCTGTTTGTTTACTTCGACTCCATCTGCACGCCTCAAGCTAGAGATATTATATTTCCTCCTTCTTTTGCTAGCAAATGTATGAAAGAATTTAGTATTTTTTTCCCCAATCCAAGCCAATTCACCCGTGAGCGTTGTTTCCAATGGATTTCCTCCGCCTCAGTCATCTTTTCGATCTCTTTGTTGAGTTTGTAGAGTTCTTTATGAAAATTCTTGGATTCAGCCCCGGTCTTCAAAAGCTTAAGACGTTGCTGCCTTAGCTTAGCTAATTCTCTCGTGGGAGATTCAAATTTCTTTTTCGCCCACTGTTTAAGATAATCCTGGCTAGCTTTCAAACGATCATGTAAAGGATAGGAGCTAGCCCCACCGAGACCAATTTACAAGAAAGTCTGCAGGAAATTTTTTGTCGAGCAGCCACTTATGCTCAAAATAGAAGCGTTTGTCTCCATTCATTTCTTCCGTCATCAGATCTTTAACACAAAAATCAAGGAGCAGCGGGTTGTGGTCCGAGCGATGAGTATCAAGCCCCTTCACCATCCTAAGCTCCATCAAGTCAAAAGCAGACCTGTTGCCAACAAATCTGTCCAGGCGCAGCCAACGCACATCTTCACCCTTACGTTGATTGTGCCAAGTGAACTTTAAATCGCATGGAAGCGGTTTCAGTCCGCAGTACTTAAGAGCTCGGTTATAGCTCTCGATTTGACTCCACGGTCGCCGACTTCTTTGGCAGCAATCAGCCTGGCAGCGAACTTCGTTGAAGTCACCCTCCATAATCCAAGGTAGCTCTTCTATACCACAGCAGGAAAGTCTTCTCATGAGTTCCCAGAAATCAGAGCGTCTTTGAACTTTCGGATGTCCATAGAACCCTGTAAACTGCCATTTCAAATCGTTAGAAGTAACCACACAATCAATGTGTCCGATAGAGAAACTACGGATCTCAACCGGGCACAAAAGTTTCCACAAAAGCATAAGGCCACCATTGGCGCCCCGCGAGTCAACAACAAACTGTCCGTCAAACCCCAAAAATGTTCGCCACCTTATGCTTTTATTAGTGTTAACCTTGGTttcacaaataaataataagtcCGAGGAGTATCCGGCCACAAGCCGACGGAGCTCGTGGAATGCTCGGGGGCTCCCCAACCCCCGGGCATTCCAACATATGCAAATCATGGTGATCGGCGGGGCTGCGTCGTCATGGCAGCCTCCGCCGTTGCAATAGAAAGAGTTTTTTCCTGTGTTTCATTATCGGACCCCGTCTGTTAGATCTTTTGTTTTTGGTTGCCTCCATCCTTACTCGACTTCCCTCCAAAAGGGGCATTGCGCTTTCGTCCCTTTAGGAATGCCAAAGTTCGTCCCCCATCACCTGAAGGGATGGTGTTATCTGTTCTAGTTGCATTTTTCATCTCCTTTGTCGcgtttattcatagttttttgggcgttttcattgagttcttgagagtctttggtttgaattgttaaatttgtgtggaatagactactcgtccgtgctcgtgttgtttttacaGGTTTTGGACCCATTTTGTGGAGTTTTGGATGAAGCGTAGTGGAATACGCGAAGTGACGAGTCCATAGGCATGAACGGGGCAAGAATCGGgcatcggatgagcaagaacgggcGCCGGGAAGTCCGTGTGTCGGAGGACACGCGGCCGTGCGCGAGGACGGGCGCCGGGAagtcgcgcggtccgggcatgcggccgcatgccacggccgcgcgaggaTGCAGAACCCGCTGGAAGACCGCGCgggccaggcgcgcggccgcgcgaggagaccgcgcgagctcgcgcggcccagccatgcggccgcgcgacatGCCCGCGCGAGGAAGACAGGAAGTCTGGGAAGATCACGCGGTCCGgggggcgcggccgcgcgaggtgGCCGCGCGAGATCGCGCggcccagccatgcggccgcgcgaccagCCCGCGCGAGGCGCCGAGTCAGCCCAACTTTTCCGCTTTTTCACCTAAAACGCgatttttggagtattttcgagctagacgacctagggcatataaataccatcttttagcttatcccagatatcttttatcatattctgacttttcctgagagctgtgagacacggagcaagagcaagactgaagaatctcgatttctctacggttttttttagttttatgtttattagttttgttgagattgtgattattagtcatatgtctatgtgtggctaaatcccttttcccagggtttagggagtaaacacgATTCAattttctgactgttgatttaattaattgagatttatattcttTTCTATGTCCTTGTTATAATTGCTtactttattgcttgatcaccaatttagcattatcataggttttaatttgagatcgggagatgataattataacctgaactaagaacatagaacacatttattttaattctaaagggaattaataattgtgaaggctttaatcctaggaacttttaggagttacatgttagaagtgtgatccagggatggtaaccttgcatgtaatcaacgatttgtatgccacgggagtgggtataaattaactttgagattgccttaggaattatctcattaattgaatcatacgtgttagttaggagaatctgttgaaacctctGCCTTGGGAAactttctttcttctgttactacGTAATTCTTACAGCTTGATTTCCTTTCAGTATtcctttatttcaatttaaatttgttttcaagaatcaaacctttacaattcggttttccagatagagtaaagtgaTTACGATTAGGCATTGATAAcaattagtccctgtggattcgaccttgtcactgctatactcaattgcacccgtacacttgcggcgtgtaaataaaatagcgaacaagtttttggcgccgttgccggggactgatttttatcagtactattccgttaattgtttgata
The genomic region above belongs to Salvia miltiorrhiza cultivar Shanhuang (shh) chromosome 5, IMPLAD_Smil_shh, whole genome shotgun sequence and contains:
- the LOC131025859 gene encoding uncharacterized protein LOC131025859 — translated: MPLLEGSRFTGFYGHPKVQRRSDFWELMRRLSCCGIEELPWIMEGDFNEVRCQADCCQRSRRPWSQIESYNRALKYCGLKPLPCDLKFTWHNQRKGEDVRWLRLDRFVGNRSAFDLMELRMVKGLDTHRSDHNPLLLDFCVKDLMTEEMNGDKRFYFEHKWLLDKKFPADFLWAKKKFESPTRELAKLRQQRLKLLKTGAESKNFHKELYKLNKEIEKMTEAEEIHWKQRSRTSSPSPKLISKVSEITTTFFGKAIQEQMGSNFTEHKVKKAVFEMHPNKGFSSLLRSYENQGLFSGISLARFRSTITNLFFTDDSLIFFKANEEVAKGFKEVLHIYESASSQVINLDKSTVSFSPNTKQSNIDGVLQQLGICESQGHAMYLGLPTFILKQKKIQFEYLRDRIFKKLQGWDNKLFSAGGKEVLIKSVLQSIPTYAMACFCLPVGICSDIQKACCDFCWGANEKGKNIHWASWDRLCKPKARGGVGFRKLCAFNQALLAKQVWRLLKNPNTLFGRVLKQRYFREGNLMEAKVADFISTDRQWNKDKLSEVFPAFLVPAICTIDIPHEPKSDTFFWGFDEMGRYSIKFGYLCTTDFYTTPENVSSSYDEHWWKKVWSLHVPPKVKHFCWRALNNLVSVDAILASRHIPVSGICSWCRRDWGTIVHCLISCDRVRDAWKNTGFWEDIGPLVHLSLRDLSGVVLDRKGIEGLELWCFQLCFVWKKFV